A portion of the Paenibacillus marchantiae genome contains these proteins:
- a CDS encoding Gfo/Idh/MocA family protein — protein MKTMKVGIIGCGKISGIYMENCHRFEVLDLVAVADLDRNRAEEQAAAYHVPNVYTVDEILADPEIDLIINLTIPAVHADVCLRALEAGKHVYVEKPLAVTREEGQAVLETAKRKGLLVGCAPETFFGSGIQTALKVVEDGVIGKPVAATAFMMSRGHEHWHPDPEFYYAAGGGPMFDMGPYYLTALVQLLGPIKSIAGMTGKAMEQRTITSEKKRGQSIPVEIPTHVAGLLQFEQGAIGTLITSFDVFGGSVLPPIEVYGTHGTLQVPDPNTFGGPVRYRLLGDEEWTEVPLLPGYQENTRGIGVADMAYAVGSGRAHRASGELAYHVLEAMWAFHDSSDEQTFYKMDSTCQRPAALPADLPLYTLDQ, from the coding sequence ATGAAAACAATGAAAGTAGGCATTATTGGCTGCGGTAAAATCAGTGGTATTTATATGGAGAACTGTCACCGATTTGAGGTGCTTGATCTTGTAGCGGTTGCAGATCTAGATCGGAACAGGGCAGAGGAGCAGGCGGCTGCTTATCATGTTCCTAACGTATACACGGTAGATGAAATTTTGGCAGACCCTGAGATCGACTTGATTATCAATCTGACAATCCCTGCCGTTCATGCGGATGTATGCTTGAGAGCGCTCGAAGCAGGCAAACATGTCTACGTGGAAAAACCACTCGCAGTCACACGTGAAGAGGGTCAGGCGGTCCTGGAAACGGCTAAGCGCAAAGGGCTGCTGGTAGGCTGTGCGCCAGAGACGTTCTTTGGTTCAGGCATTCAGACGGCACTCAAAGTGGTAGAGGATGGTGTCATTGGCAAACCTGTGGCCGCTACCGCATTCATGATGAGCCGTGGGCATGAGCATTGGCATCCAGATCCGGAGTTCTACTATGCAGCCGGTGGCGGGCCGATGTTTGATATGGGGCCCTATTACCTGACTGCGCTCGTACAATTGCTGGGACCAATCAAGTCCATTGCTGGCATGACGGGCAAAGCGATGGAACAGCGGACGATCACGAGTGAGAAAAAGCGGGGTCAGAGCATCCCTGTTGAAATTCCGACGCATGTAGCCGGATTGTTGCAATTTGAGCAGGGAGCTATCGGCACGCTGATTACGAGTTTTGACGTATTTGGCGGAAGTGTGTTGCCACCGATTGAAGTATACGGCACGCATGGAACACTACAGGTTCCTGATCCAAACACATTCGGTGGTCCAGTTCGTTACCGCTTGCTAGGTGATGAGGAATGGACTGAGGTACCGCTTCTGCCAGGATATCAGGAAAATACACGTGGCATCGGTGTTGCAGATATGGCTTATGCCGTGGGCAGCGGACGTGCTCATAGAGCAAGTGGAGAGCTGGCCTACCATGTGCTTGAAGCGATGTGGGCGTTCCATGATTCTTCGGATGAGCAGACTTTTTATAAAATGGATAGCACATGTCAGCGCCCAGCTGCACTGCCGGCAGATCTTCCATTATACACACTTGATCAATAA
- a CDS encoding class II aldolase/adducin family protein, which produces MSEQQVREELTKYARRAVAQGLVVGPGGNLSARFEGTMLLSPSGYALEDLEPDEWIAIDIATGETRAGSTRPSSEVLMHLYSYRVNPDIQAIVHTHPAYTIALSLVFDELPHLFPDQSALVGDIGFVPYVLPTTKLLADAVAAKVEEHTALILVNHGLVTTGKNLREAYYRTQVVEESAKVYMIAKAAGEPKVLTAEEYKEIQSLESEAYRVQLLQQLKS; this is translated from the coding sequence ATGTCTGAACAACAGGTAAGGGAAGAATTGACCAAATATGCCCGCAGAGCGGTTGCTCAGGGACTGGTGGTTGGACCTGGGGGGAATCTGAGCGCCCGTTTCGAAGGAACGATGCTTCTTTCGCCGAGTGGTTACGCACTAGAGGATCTGGAACCTGACGAATGGATCGCGATTGATATTGCGACAGGAGAGACACGTGCCGGATCAACACGCCCTTCCTCCGAGGTGTTGATGCATCTGTATAGCTATCGGGTCAACCCTGACATTCAAGCCATTGTGCATACACATCCGGCATACACCATCGCCCTGAGTCTCGTTTTCGATGAATTGCCTCATTTGTTTCCTGATCAGTCGGCACTGGTAGGCGATATTGGCTTTGTCCCTTATGTTCTGCCCACAACCAAACTTCTTGCTGATGCGGTGGCTGCCAAGGTTGAAGAGCACACAGCGCTTATTCTGGTTAACCACGGATTGGTCACGACAGGTAAAAACCTGCGCGAAGCCTACTACCGCACCCAGGTGGTGGAGGAAAGCGCCAAGGTGTACATGATCGCCAAGGCAGCAGGGGAGCCTAAAGTGCTTACTGCGGAAGAATACAAGGAGATCCAATCTCTTGAAAGTGAAGCCTACCGCGTACAGCTGCTGCAACAACTCAAGTCGTAA
- a CDS encoding SPL family radical SAM protein: protein MKTSLVYKVPKTLLNKGTGFLNGYTHTLNPYTGCAFGCSYCYVRQMPVSLFRKEPWGSWVDVKQEAANMFAKELKRAKSKGKVTIFMSSSTDPYQPVEYKEQITRSLLEVMAEHQPDFILVQTRSPLVTRDIDLLKKLGDRVRVSMTVETDLDDIRKQFSPSAPPIAGRLRALEQLQDAGIPTQAAIAPVLPSSESFAAILRPLVDRICIDDYFMGDGSEGKRTRRLGMKPLYEQVGKEDWFSPEAYKMVVERMKAHFEEHEIWISQAGFEP, encoded by the coding sequence ATGAAGACCAGCTTAGTATACAAAGTACCCAAAACGTTGCTGAACAAAGGAACCGGGTTCCTTAATGGTTATACGCATACGCTGAATCCATACACAGGCTGCGCTTTTGGCTGTTCCTACTGTTATGTAAGGCAAATGCCCGTATCTTTATTTCGCAAAGAGCCATGGGGCAGCTGGGTTGATGTGAAACAGGAAGCCGCCAATATGTTTGCCAAGGAGCTGAAGCGTGCGAAATCGAAAGGTAAAGTCACTATTTTTATGTCATCTAGTACAGACCCGTATCAGCCCGTTGAATATAAGGAGCAAATCACGCGGTCTTTGCTAGAAGTCATGGCTGAGCATCAACCCGATTTTATATTGGTTCAAACCCGAAGCCCATTGGTGACCCGAGATATCGATCTGCTGAAAAAGTTGGGTGACCGGGTCCGGGTTAGCATGACCGTGGAAACGGATCTGGATGATATCCGCAAGCAGTTCAGTCCTTCAGCTCCGCCAATCGCGGGCAGATTGCGTGCCCTGGAACAACTGCAAGATGCCGGTATCCCCACACAAGCTGCTATTGCGCCAGTATTGCCCAGCAGCGAAAGCTTTGCAGCCATTCTGAGGCCGCTTGTTGATCGTATATGCATTGATGATTACTTTATGGGAGATGGCAGTGAGGGCAAGCGAACCCGGAGACTTGGCATGAAGCCACTTTACGAACAAGTGGGCAAGGAAGATTGGTTCAGTCCTGAGGCATACAAAATGGTAGTCGAGCGAATGAAGGCGCATTTTGAGGAACATGAAATATGGATTAGCCAGGCAGGATTCGAACCCTAA
- a CDS encoding class I SAM-dependent methyltransferase, whose amino-acid sequence MSRDEQKSRVAGLELAQIIFIGRTFEEYMKMFNLTVEEIKGKSILDCPGGACSFSSHAREWGADPMAADIAYEHEISQLEVKGLQDIEHTMKQMEHVQDKYRWDDFGSIHGLKEERRRAITDCVADMRRFPDRYVASVLPELPFADEQFDLTLSAHFLFTYADRLNAEFHLQTILELLRVTKRELRIFPTVDLSGKRYEHMDELKAILEERGYITSEEKTSYEFQWGAHTMLHIVKSR is encoded by the coding sequence ATGAGCAGAGATGAGCAGAAGAGCAGAGTAGCCGGCCTGGAGCTGGCACAGATTATTTTTATCGGGCGAACCTTCGAGGAATATATGAAGATGTTCAACCTGACCGTGGAAGAAATTAAAGGTAAGTCCATTCTCGATTGTCCGGGTGGGGCTTGTTCATTCAGTAGCCATGCGCGAGAGTGGGGTGCAGATCCCATGGCAGCGGATATCGCCTATGAACATGAGATCAGCCAACTGGAAGTGAAGGGACTTCAGGATATTGAACATACGATGAAACAAATGGAACACGTACAAGACAAATATAGATGGGATGATTTCGGTTCGATCCATGGCTTGAAAGAAGAACGTAGACGTGCAATCACAGACTGTGTAGCGGATATGAGACGTTTTCCTGACCGTTATGTGGCCTCTGTACTGCCGGAGTTACCTTTTGCCGATGAACAATTCGACCTAACATTGTCAGCACATTTCCTGTTTACGTATGCAGATCGCCTGAATGCCGAATTCCATCTACAGACGATCCTTGAGCTGTTGCGAGTAACCAAGCGGGAGCTGCGTATCTTCCCTACAGTAGACTTGTCTGGCAAACGTTATGAGCACATGGATGAACTAAAGGCTATACTGGAAGAACGCGGATATATTACTTCTGAAGAGAAAACTTCATACGAATTCCAGTGGGGAGCACATACGATGCTCCATATTGTGAAATCCCGGTAA
- a CDS encoding rhamnulokinase, which translates to MGTQATHVLAADYGAGSGRVVRGSFDGSKLSLEEVHRFSNDPVHLGDGLYWDFLRLFHELKQGIVKGIQGISQPVRSIAVDTWGVDYGLVDGEGRLCFTPRHYRESRNAKWMEEALRMVNEEELYSMSGVLPQQINTVFQLLGSVREHSEGLRPDVRMLLMPDLFNYYLSGQQACEYTIASTSGLLHAGDARWNEQLIGRLGIPETLFPPLVQPGTVLGQLTDDLCAELKIEPMQVISVGSHDTASALAAIPATDSEFAFISCGTWSLMGVERDIPVLDNRSRQLGFTNEGTVNGKVRTLKNRSGLWLLQECKRQWERENQRFTHEELVQLAASATAHQCYVSPGDGVYLAPGDMPERIRQQCSVSEQAIPETTGAIVRCILESLALEFRQTLDELELITGTRPRVIHMVGGGVHNRLLCQFTANAAGIPVIAGPAEATSAGNCMLQFLAHGEVSSLSEVREVMASSFSPETYEPEDTARWQEAYVRYQNLNQTLASKSN; encoded by the coding sequence ATGGGAACTCAGGCAACACATGTGCTTGCTGCCGATTACGGCGCCGGAAGCGGCCGGGTGGTCCGTGGGTCCTTTGACGGGAGTAAGCTCTCGTTAGAGGAAGTGCATCGATTCAGTAACGATCCTGTACACCTGGGAGATGGATTGTACTGGGATTTCCTGCGACTTTTCCACGAACTGAAACAAGGGATTGTAAAGGGCATACAAGGCATCTCCCAACCGGTCCGTTCCATCGCTGTGGATACGTGGGGAGTCGACTATGGATTAGTGGACGGGGAGGGAAGATTATGCTTCACCCCCCGCCATTACCGGGAATCGCGTAATGCAAAGTGGATGGAAGAAGCCCTGCGCATGGTGAATGAAGAAGAGCTTTATTCCATGTCCGGTGTCCTGCCACAACAGATAAATACCGTATTTCAACTGCTTGGAAGTGTGCGCGAGCACTCGGAAGGTCTGCGGCCAGATGTGCGCATGTTATTGATGCCGGATTTATTTAACTATTATCTATCTGGTCAGCAGGCCTGCGAGTACACAATTGCCAGTACAAGCGGACTATTGCATGCCGGAGATGCTCGATGGAATGAACAATTGATTGGCCGACTGGGTATCCCTGAGACGTTATTCCCACCTCTCGTACAGCCAGGCACGGTGCTGGGGCAATTAACGGATGACTTGTGTGCAGAGTTGAAGATTGAACCGATGCAAGTGATATCTGTAGGTTCACATGATACAGCATCTGCATTAGCAGCCATTCCTGCGACAGATTCGGAATTTGCCTTTATTAGCTGTGGCACCTGGTCTCTCATGGGCGTGGAACGTGACATTCCTGTATTGGATAATCGTAGTCGTCAACTAGGGTTCACCAATGAGGGCACGGTAAATGGCAAAGTGCGAACCTTGAAGAATCGCTCAGGCCTGTGGTTATTGCAGGAGTGCAAACGGCAGTGGGAACGGGAGAATCAACGTTTTACCCATGAGGAACTGGTCCAGCTCGCTGCTTCGGCAACCGCTCACCAATGTTATGTATCGCCCGGAGACGGGGTGTATTTGGCACCAGGCGATATGCCAGAGCGAATCCGGCAACAGTGCAGTGTTAGCGAGCAAGCAATACCTGAAACGACCGGAGCCATTGTACGTTGTATTCTCGAAAGTTTGGCACTGGAGTTCAGACAGACTCTGGATGAACTGGAGCTAATTACAGGCACTCGGCCACGGGTGATTCATATGGTCGGTGGCGGTGTGCATAATCGCTTATTGTGTCAATTTACGGCGAATGCAGCAGGGATTCCGGTGATAGCGGGTCCTGCCGAGGCAACTTCAGCCGGAAATTGCATGCTGCAATTTCTGGCACATGGCGAAGTGAGCAGCTTGTCCGAGGTGCGAGAAGTTATGGCTTCTTCCTTTTCTCCCGAAACCTATGAGCCAGAAGACACCGCAAGATGGCAGGAAGCCTACGTAAGATACCAAAACCTGAATCAAACATTGGCGAGCAAATCCAATTAG
- a CDS encoding Gfo/Idh/MocA family protein: MVRFGVVGTNWITERLLEAAAQVEGFELTAVYSRTEDKANAFADQYQAALRFTSLEEMATSDGLDAVYIATPNTFHAEQAELFLRNGKHVLCEKPLAANGAEVRRMIDTAKEHGVLLMEAMKSTLVPSFKMVQSHLHKIGPVRKYVASYCQYSSRYDKYKEGIVLNAFKPDLANGALMDLGVYCLYPLITLFGEPKQVQSQALMLESGVDGQGSVILNYDEMEAVVTYSKISNSHVPSEIMGERGSILIDKIGSPEHAEIRYNDGTVEKLTAEQIYPSMYYEVEEFVNLIQQGKKESDMNTYERSYVTMQVMDQIRQQIGLVFPND, from the coding sequence ATGGTTCGTTTTGGAGTGGTAGGTACCAACTGGATTACAGAGAGACTTCTTGAGGCCGCTGCACAAGTCGAAGGATTCGAATTGACCGCCGTGTACTCAAGAACTGAAGATAAAGCTAATGCATTTGCAGATCAATATCAGGCTGCGCTTCGATTTACTAGCCTCGAAGAGATGGCTACGAGTGATGGGCTCGATGCCGTGTACATTGCTACACCGAATACCTTTCATGCGGAACAGGCAGAGTTGTTTCTGAGAAACGGCAAACATGTACTGTGCGAGAAGCCTTTGGCCGCCAATGGAGCAGAGGTCCGTCGTATGATTGATACAGCGAAAGAACATGGAGTTCTGCTCATGGAGGCCATGAAATCGACCCTTGTTCCCTCGTTCAAAATGGTTCAATCTCACCTACATAAAATTGGCCCGGTACGTAAATATGTAGCGAGCTATTGCCAGTACTCTTCCCGGTACGACAAGTATAAGGAAGGAATCGTCCTGAATGCGTTCAAACCCGATCTTGCTAATGGAGCGTTAATGGATCTTGGTGTGTATTGTCTCTATCCATTGATTACGTTGTTTGGCGAGCCTAAACAAGTTCAGTCCCAGGCATTGATGCTGGAATCAGGGGTAGATGGACAAGGCAGTGTTATTCTGAATTATGATGAGATGGAAGCGGTAGTGACGTACTCCAAAATCTCCAATTCTCACGTTCCAAGTGAAATTATGGGCGAACGCGGCAGCATCCTCATTGACAAAATTGGTTCACCGGAACATGCGGAGATACGCTACAATGATGGTACGGTGGAAAAACTCACTGCCGAGCAAATTTACCCGTCGATGTATTATGAGGTGGAGGAGTTTGTCAATCTGATTCAGCAGGGCAAAAAGGAATCGGATATGAACACGTATGAACGTTCCTACGTTACCATGCAGGTGATGGATCAGATCCGGCAGCAGATTGGTCTTGTTTTTCCTAACGATTAA
- a CDS encoding L-fucose isomerase: MTHQDYRYKQAFPKIGIRPTIDGRRKGVRESLEEQTMRMATSVAELLATELRYPDGSPVECVVAESCIGGVNEAAAAAELFSRSNVGVTITVTPCWCYGTETMDMSPSIPTAIWGFNGTERPGAVYLAAVLSAHAQKGIPAFGIYGEDVQDGGDTTIPDDVREKLLRFSRAGLAAATLKGRAYLSIGSVSMGIAGSIVNDSFFQEYLGMRNEYVDMSELTRRIEEEIYDPEEYKLALAWVKENCSEGADNNPAHLQTDRKRKEYEWETVVKMTQIVRDLMAGNPKLAELGFTEESMGHHAIVSGFQGQRQWTDHSPNGDFLESILNSSFDWNGKRSPYLVATENDSLNGVSMLFGSLLTHTAQIFADVRTYWSPDSVKRVTGHQLEGNAKDGILHLINSGSAALDGTGQQSRAGEPVLKPFWEITDEEVQDCLKATSWRPASVEYFRGGGYSADFLTKGGMPVTMARLNLVKGLGPVLQVAQGYTVDLPEDVHDTLDQRTDPTWPSTWFAPVLTGSGAFTSVYEVMNQWGANHGSISYGHIGGDLLTLASMLRIPVSMHNVPESEIFRPRAWGLFGTSEPESADYRACSVFGPLYR, translated from the coding sequence ATGACACATCAGGATTATCGTTATAAACAGGCATTTCCCAAGATTGGTATTCGTCCCACGATTGACGGAAGACGCAAGGGTGTTCGTGAATCATTGGAAGAGCAGACGATGCGCATGGCGACGTCCGTTGCCGAGCTGCTCGCAACAGAACTTCGGTATCCCGATGGTTCGCCGGTAGAATGCGTCGTTGCCGAGTCCTGTATTGGCGGTGTGAACGAGGCAGCGGCAGCAGCGGAACTATTCAGTCGCTCTAACGTGGGCGTGACCATTACCGTTACACCATGCTGGTGTTATGGAACAGAAACGATGGATATGTCTCCTTCTATTCCTACAGCTATCTGGGGCTTTAATGGAACCGAACGTCCGGGTGCAGTATATCTGGCAGCAGTGCTCTCTGCCCATGCACAGAAGGGGATTCCGGCTTTTGGTATCTATGGCGAGGATGTGCAGGATGGAGGAGATACGACGATTCCTGATGACGTTCGTGAGAAATTGCTACGCTTCAGCCGTGCGGGTCTTGCCGCTGCAACCTTGAAGGGTCGTGCTTATCTGTCTATCGGCTCGGTATCCATGGGTATTGCCGGCTCCATCGTGAACGATTCTTTTTTCCAGGAGTATCTGGGCATGCGGAACGAATATGTGGATATGAGTGAACTGACTCGTCGTATAGAAGAAGAAATCTACGATCCTGAGGAGTATAAGCTGGCGCTAGCTTGGGTGAAGGAGAACTGTAGTGAAGGAGCGGACAATAATCCTGCCCATCTGCAGACAGATCGCAAACGCAAAGAGTATGAATGGGAAACGGTAGTGAAAATGACGCAGATCGTACGTGACCTGATGGCTGGCAATCCGAAGCTGGCGGAGCTGGGATTTACTGAGGAATCCATGGGCCACCACGCGATTGTCTCCGGGTTTCAGGGACAACGACAGTGGACAGATCATTCACCCAACGGAGATTTTCTGGAATCCATCCTGAATTCTTCCTTTGACTGGAATGGCAAACGCTCTCCTTATCTGGTGGCAACAGAGAACGACAGCCTGAATGGTGTGTCGATGTTATTTGGTTCCCTGCTTACACATACCGCGCAGATCTTCGCAGATGTACGCACCTATTGGAGCCCGGATTCGGTAAAACGCGTGACAGGGCACCAGCTGGAAGGAAACGCAAAGGACGGTATTTTGCATCTGATCAACTCCGGTTCTGCGGCATTGGATGGTACTGGGCAACAATCAAGAGCGGGTGAGCCTGTGCTCAAGCCTTTCTGGGAAATTACAGACGAAGAGGTTCAGGACTGCCTGAAAGCCACCTCATGGCGGCCGGCATCCGTGGAATATTTCCGGGGCGGCGGCTATTCGGCTGATTTCCTGACCAAGGGCGGCATGCCTGTTACGATGGCGCGTCTCAATTTGGTTAAAGGACTAGGGCCAGTACTGCAAGTGGCTCAAGGTTACACCGTCGACCTGCCTGAGGATGTGCACGATACGCTGGATCAGCGGACAGATCCGACTTGGCCTTCCACCTGGTTTGCACCTGTTCTGACGGGCTCAGGGGCTTTTACTTCGGTCTATGAAGTAATGAATCAATGGGGCGCGAACCATGGCTCCATCTCTTATGGACATATCGGAGGGGATTTGCTAACACTGGCCTCCATGCTTCGTATCCCAGTGAGTATGCATAATGTACCGGAATCCGAGATTTTCCGTCCACGTGCCTGGGGACTGTTCGGCACAAGTGAACCGGAAAGTGCCGATTACCGGGCATGCAGCGTCTTTGGACCGTTGTATCGTTAA
- a CDS encoding bifunctional transcriptional activator/DNA repair enzyme AdaA, with product MILLESHNSYQSDSVPIDDKQWNAIIHNDSSFDGKFYYGVKTTGIFCRPSCKSKAPKYENVSIFNNPEEALARHFRPCKRCKPTGERVPDQEWISVVTDYIEHHYAEPLTLDILANVSHGSPYHLHRVFKRITGLTPVEYIQEKRVTEARKLLESTRLTVTDIGRQVGIANPAYFITVFRKHTGCTPANYREQRRDQL from the coding sequence GTGATTCTTTTGGAAAGTCACAATTCCTATCAATCAGATTCAGTTCCTATAGATGACAAACAGTGGAATGCCATTATCCACAACGATAGCAGCTTTGATGGAAAATTCTATTACGGTGTCAAAACAACAGGCATCTTTTGCCGACCTTCCTGCAAGTCGAAAGCACCCAAATATGAGAATGTCTCTATATTTAACAATCCTGAAGAAGCTTTGGCGCGACATTTCCGTCCATGCAAACGGTGCAAGCCAACGGGCGAGCGAGTTCCCGATCAGGAATGGATTTCCGTTGTAACAGACTATATTGAACATCATTATGCCGAGCCCCTTACACTTGATATTCTAGCAAATGTGAGTCACGGTAGTCCGTATCATCTGCATCGGGTGTTCAAACGGATTACCGGCCTAACTCCGGTGGAGTATATTCAGGAAAAACGAGTCACCGAAGCCCGGAAATTGCTTGAAAGCACCCGGCTTACCGTCACAGATATCGGTCGACAGGTTGGCATAGCCAATCCGGCGTATTTTATTACAGTATTTCGAAAACATACAGGATGCACACCTGCCAATTATCGTGAACAAAGGCGTGATCAATTATGA
- a CDS encoding NAD-dependent epimerase/dehydratase family protein codes for MKKVLILGGTRFFGKRLVDHLLWEGKSQITVATRGKTDVDFGPEVNRIKMDREDPKSLAEVAQTDMWDIVYDNICYSPDAAKSACEAFAGRTQRYILTSTLSVYGDPKPGFTEADFDPYTYPVQYGSHEDFSYGEGKRLAEAVFFQEADFPVAAMRIPIVLGIDDYTRRLHFHIEHVQKGKPIGMPNPNAEIGFINSTEAARFLAWLGHSSITGPVNAASKGTITLSAMMHLIETVTGMQSQVLTETIKEDMSPFGISESWTMDTSKAEQAGYTFEALMDWFPGLVREVALALQSEG; via the coding sequence ATGAAAAAAGTACTTATACTTGGTGGGACACGGTTCTTCGGCAAACGTCTGGTTGATCATTTGCTGTGGGAAGGAAAGTCTCAGATCACAGTCGCAACTCGCGGCAAAACGGATGTAGACTTTGGGCCTGAGGTCAACCGGATTAAAATGGATCGTGAAGACCCCAAATCTCTTGCCGAGGTTGCGCAGACCGACATGTGGGATATTGTCTATGACAACATCTGTTACTCGCCGGATGCGGCGAAGTCGGCTTGCGAAGCTTTTGCTGGACGTACCCAAAGATACATTTTGACATCAACGCTCTCGGTATATGGAGATCCCAAACCTGGATTTACCGAAGCCGATTTCGATCCGTACACCTACCCGGTGCAATACGGAAGCCACGAAGATTTCTCCTATGGCGAGGGTAAACGTCTAGCGGAAGCTGTGTTTTTCCAGGAGGCGGATTTCCCAGTGGCGGCAATGCGCATTCCAATTGTACTCGGGATTGATGATTACACGCGAAGACTTCATTTTCATATTGAACATGTGCAAAAAGGAAAACCTATCGGCATGCCCAATCCGAACGCCGAAATTGGATTTATCAATTCCACCGAAGCCGCGAGATTTCTCGCTTGGCTCGGACATTCATCCATTACAGGACCTGTGAATGCAGCGTCCAAAGGGACGATAACACTTTCCGCCATGATGCATCTGATCGAAACGGTAACAGGCATGCAATCACAGGTATTGACCGAAACGATCAAAGAAGACATGTCACCCTTTGGAATTTCGGAATCCTGGACAATGGATACATCCAAAGCAGAGCAGGCGGGATATACATTCGAAGCATTAATGGATTGGTTCCCGGGTCTAGTTCGAGAAGTCGCTCTGGCACTTCAATCTGAAGGCTAG
- a CDS encoding LacI family DNA-binding transcriptional regulator: MITIYDIAKKANVSAMTVSKVINQTGRISPATRERVQQVIEELGYIPNSNARSLVLQRTQMLSLLITDITNPFYTTLARGAEDAANLRGYRLLFSNSDEDYDKEKNYVETILSTRVDGVLFAPAGDRSLNHLKQLQERNIPFVILDRTVPGITSDVIAGDSRDGALQLIRYLTNLGHRCIALVNGSSEVSTARLREEGYMEGLREAELPFDEGLILRTGYRDFSDEVGIDSLLAHQHKPTAIFAANNMLAIGVIRLLRKRGLRVPEDISVVCFDDLDLASAFDPFLTVAAQPAYDFGAIGMQMLIDRIEGKAPEEPQTVIMPSELRIRASASVPCE; this comes from the coding sequence TTGATTACCATTTATGATATTGCCAAAAAAGCCAACGTCTCCGCCATGACCGTCTCCAAAGTCATTAATCAAACAGGTCGTATTAGCCCGGCTACACGCGAGCGTGTACAACAGGTCATCGAAGAACTTGGTTACATACCAAACTCAAATGCGCGCAGTCTTGTGCTGCAACGGACTCAGATGCTGTCATTGTTGATTACGGATATTACCAACCCCTTCTATACAACGCTGGCCCGGGGGGCTGAGGATGCTGCCAATCTGCGAGGTTACCGCCTCTTGTTCAGCAATAGCGACGAGGATTACGACAAGGAGAAAAATTATGTGGAAACCATTCTGTCTACTCGCGTCGATGGTGTACTGTTTGCACCTGCAGGGGATCGCTCGCTGAATCACTTGAAGCAGCTGCAGGAACGTAACATTCCGTTTGTTATTTTGGACCGCACTGTCCCGGGAATCACATCTGACGTTATCGCTGGGGACAGCCGAGATGGGGCGCTTCAATTGATTCGATATCTGACGAATCTGGGACATCGCTGCATTGCTCTGGTTAATGGTTCTTCCGAGGTTTCGACTGCGCGGCTGCGAGAAGAAGGATATATGGAGGGACTCCGGGAAGCCGAGTTGCCCTTTGACGAAGGCTTAATCCTTCGAACAGGCTACCGGGATTTCAGCGATGAAGTGGGTATCGACAGTTTACTTGCGCATCAGCACAAACCTACAGCCATATTTGCAGCAAACAACATGCTCGCCATAGGCGTCATTCGACTTTTACGTAAACGGGGGCTGCGTGTGCCTGAAGACATCTCGGTCGTCTGTTTTGATGACCTGGATTTGGCTTCTGCCTTTGATCCCTTTCTCACGGTTGCTGCACAGCCTGCCTATGATTTTGGTGCCATCGGCATGCAAATGCTGATTGACCGAATTGAAGGCAAGGCTCCTGAGGAACCACAGACCGTCATTATGCCATCGGAGCTGCGTATTCGCGCTTCGGCCTCTGTACCTTGCGAATAA